One Deltaproteobacteria bacterium genomic region harbors:
- a CDS encoding DUF3142 domain-containing protein encodes MFIVLLLLFGRVVPASAAPSANPDVWIWPAAYVQQAKNVGTASVFVLQRHFSRSGRIEKRGPAPWPWKVKELTIVFRFETRPQVAEVITQFFALKQAWESKSVTVRGLQLDYDSPTAKLGFYQKDLSEILEAIRKQTPEQNLSITGLTDWLTLERSEFGSDITVYFQFYRENRMHAENEMYIERLARAKFPFKIGLLPGQTLTSRQNELLALASQFRGFATFFGGTRL; translated from the coding sequence ATGTTTATAGTATTACTTCTACTATTTGGTCGCGTTGTACCTGCCAGCGCTGCTCCGTCTGCAAATCCAGATGTTTGGATATGGCCAGCGGCTTACGTACAACAGGCGAAGAACGTCGGTACAGCTTCTGTCTTCGTTTTACAGCGACACTTCAGTCGGTCGGGTCGGATTGAGAAGCGGGGACCGGCGCCTTGGCCGTGGAAAGTGAAAGAGCTTACAATCGTTTTTCGTTTTGAAACGCGACCGCAGGTTGCCGAGGTTATAACGCAATTCTTCGCGTTGAAACAAGCGTGGGAATCGAAAAGTGTGACCGTTCGGGGACTTCAGCTCGACTACGATTCGCCGACAGCAAAGTTGGGATTTTATCAAAAAGATTTGTCTGAGATCCTCGAAGCAATTCGAAAGCAAACTCCTGAACAAAATCTTTCCATTACGGGACTGACCGACTGGTTAACGCTGGAGCGATCCGAATTTGGATCAGACATTACGGTGTACTTTCAGTTTTATCGCGAAAATCGAATGCACGCAGAAAATGAGATGTACATTGAACGTCTTGCGCGCGCGAAGTTTCCTTTTAAAATAGGACTTCTTCCAGGGCAGACGCTCACGAGTCGTCAGAACGAATTGCTCGCGCTGGCATCGCAATTTCGTGGTTTCGCTACTTTCTTCGGAGGAACTCGCCTGTGA
- a CDS encoding HutD family protein has protein sequence MKLIRQTDYKRMPWKNGLGFTDQIAIGPQDAKFPNDPFDWRLSTATVSDPGPFSVFQHCDRWLTVVEGNGLTLNDLPLRYGECARLSGEAPVHGKPIDGSVKDLGLIFARRACNAEMKFVEANTGSLIVDCDADKSCFLYLCRGELAIGSTSMVAGETLALEANVATKLLCVEKAEFVLIKISSLLDKVATT, from the coding sequence GTGAAACTGATTCGACAAACTGACTACAAACGGATGCCGTGGAAAAACGGGCTTGGATTCACCGATCAGATCGCAATCGGGCCCCAAGATGCAAAGTTTCCGAACGATCCGTTTGATTGGCGACTGAGCACCGCCACAGTTTCTGATCCGGGTCCATTTTCTGTCTTTCAGCACTGTGACCGATGGCTAACAGTGGTCGAAGGAAATGGACTCACTCTGAACGATCTACCTCTTCGATACGGCGAATGTGCCCGCCTTTCGGGAGAAGCTCCCGTTCACGGCAAACCGATCGATGGTTCAGTAAAAGATCTTGGACTCATCTTCGCCCGGCGGGCGTGCAATGCAGAAATGAAATTTGTCGAGGCAAACACCGGATCTCTTATAGTTGATTGCGATGCTGATAAATCTTGTTTTCTGTACTTGTGCAGGGGCGAGCTCGCCATTGGCTCTACCTCGATGGTCGCAGGTGAAACACTAGCACTTGAAGCGAATGTTGCTACGAAGCTTCTCTGTGTAGAAAAGGCGGAATTTGTGCTCATCAAAATTTCAAGCTTGCTCGACAAGGTAGCGACAACGTAG
- a CDS encoding fumarylacetoacetate hydrolase family protein, with the protein MKLGSLKSSASRDGQLCVVSRDLKRAVKVSDLGRSVYGDIPGTLRESIESWATSKPLLEHVAKDLENGKIGNAFSVDQSKFHSPLPRAFQWADGSAFLHHVKLVRLARKAEMPPSFYHDPLIYQGGSDEFLAPTEDIPQIDFSHGTDFEGEVAVVTTDVPMGVSPEKALSKIALLMIVNDVSLRGLIPEELAKGFGFFQSKPQSAFGPFAVTPDELGADWNEGRIHLPLLVNFNGKFFGKANAGEMHFHFGQLIAHVARTRTIAAGSIIGSGTVSNEDAEMGSSCLAEKRMIEQIANGTASTSFMKVGDRIQIEMKDRNGQSIFGLIDQTVKPAVIEP; encoded by the coding sequence ATGAAACTCGGAAGCCTTAAATCGTCTGCATCCCGTGATGGACAGCTATGCGTAGTCAGCCGCGATCTCAAGCGCGCCGTGAAAGTATCAGATCTCGGCCGGTCCGTTTATGGTGATATTCCTGGCACTCTGCGTGAATCCATTGAATCGTGGGCCACATCGAAGCCACTTCTAGAGCATGTCGCGAAAGATTTAGAAAACGGCAAAATCGGGAATGCTTTTTCTGTTGATCAATCGAAATTTCATTCGCCCCTTCCGCGGGCGTTTCAGTGGGCTGATGGGTCTGCCTTTCTACATCACGTGAAATTGGTGCGCTTGGCCCGAAAAGCTGAAATGCCACCGTCGTTTTATCATGATCCTTTGATTTACCAGGGTGGCAGCGACGAATTTCTTGCTCCCACGGAGGATATTCCTCAAATTGATTTTTCGCACGGTACAGATTTCGAAGGCGAAGTTGCTGTCGTTACCACTGACGTCCCGATGGGAGTTAGCCCAGAAAAGGCGCTTAGCAAAATAGCACTGTTAATGATCGTCAACGATGTGTCGCTTCGTGGACTTATTCCGGAAGAACTGGCGAAGGGTTTTGGCTTCTTTCAGAGTAAGCCGCAGTCGGCTTTTGGTCCCTTCGCTGTGACGCCTGATGAGCTCGGGGCGGACTGGAACGAGGGTCGGATTCATTTGCCGCTACTTGTAAATTTCAACGGCAAGTTTTTTGGTAAAGCGAACGCTGGGGAAATGCATTTTCACTTTGGACAGCTGATCGCACACGTTGCTCGAACCCGAACTATTGCGGCCGGTTCGATCATTGGCAGCGGCACAGTTTCAAATGAAGATGCAGAAATGGGAAGCTCCTGCTTGGCTGAAAAGCGGATGATCGAGCAAATCGCGAATGGCACGGCTTCGACGTCGTTTATGAAGGTGGGCGATCGAATTCAGATCGAAATGAAGGATCGCAATGGGCAGTCGATTTTTGGACTTATCGATCAGACCGTCAAACCCGCCGTAATCGAACCCTAG
- the maiA gene encoding maleylacetoacetate isomerase gives MKEFALYSYFRSSASYRVRIALGLKKIDYEYRPVHLLNDGGEQLKSDYAALNPSREVPTLVHRTGGREQMIGQSVAIIDYLDQIVPNPSLFSDQPDKRAQILQACEIVNSGVQPLHNLRVLKRLSEKFNATEEQKNEWTRHWISYGLEALEKFLTPHARDFSFGDRPTAADCFLIPNLANADRFQVDLSPYPTLLRIRMSCDQLTAFVQASPANVPDSPAP, from the coding sequence ATGAAGGAATTTGCTCTCTACAGCTATTTTCGAAGCTCTGCATCCTACCGCGTTCGAATTGCCTTAGGTCTAAAGAAAATCGACTACGAATATCGGCCGGTTCACCTTCTGAATGATGGCGGCGAGCAATTGAAGTCCGACTATGCTGCGCTAAATCCTAGCCGCGAGGTCCCAACTTTGGTTCATCGCACCGGCGGCCGCGAACAAATGATCGGCCAGTCAGTGGCAATAATAGACTACTTAGATCAAATCGTTCCAAACCCGTCCTTGTTTTCTGACCAGCCGGATAAGCGTGCCCAAATTCTTCAAGCTTGTGAGATCGTGAATAGCGGCGTTCAGCCGCTGCACAATCTGCGAGTTCTAAAGCGCTTGAGCGAAAAATTTAACGCCACGGAAGAACAGAAAAACGAATGGACACGTCACTGGATCAGCTATGGGCTTGAGGCCTTAGAAAAGTTTTTAACACCCCATGCTCGCGATTTCAGTTTTGGGGATCGACCGACCGCTGCTGATTGTTTTTTAATTCCCAATCTTGCGAACGCCGATCGTTTTCAAGTCGACCTTTCGCCGTACCCTACACTTTTGCGAATTCGAATGTCTTGCGACCAGCTTACGGCTTTCGTCCAGGCTAGCCCTGCAAATGTTCCAGACAGTCCGGCGCCCTAA